A window of Ascaphus truei isolate aAscTru1 chromosome 16, aAscTru1.hap1, whole genome shotgun sequence contains these coding sequences:
- the LOC142467478 gene encoding uncharacterized protein LOC142467478, with amino-acid sequence MASATLRATSKQRATSLLRATNKQRARPNTARDQQTAREEARRRASILRRNYYFFVFPRRPCPTSLLPRSSLSGSLCCEVLVLCFYSMDNSTIEKFICEMSKREPLWNRQNVRYHDRNLHDKLWREITTTLSISTYSAKGKWKNLRDNYRRELKKIQTPRSGDAGASVYENTSSWRFFKMMEFLKDQMMPGTTVSNLKLADKTVSNLKLADKTVSNLELPAKTVSNLELPAKTVSNLELPAKTVSNLELPAKTVSNLELPAKTFSNLELPAKTVSILELSAKTVSILQLPAKMVSNLEFKQSAEGASGDVTLDALCETATCPEPQPKKMKMSNELKKQLISIEKFEVSNAFKDNADEELDFFKSLIPYIKNLNPIKKLMVRQDIQTVVLKALHENKKNS; translated from the exons ATGGCGTCTGCCACACTGCGCGCGACCAGCAAACAGCGCGCGACCAGCCTCCTGCGCGCGACCAACAAACAGCGCGCGCGACCAAATACTGCGCGCGACCAGCAAACAGCGCGTGAGGAAGCGCGACGGCGCGCCAGTATTTTGAggagaaattattatttttttgtgttcCCGCGACGGCCGTGTCCCACCTCCCTGCTGCCCAGGTCTTCCCTTTCTGGTAGTTTGTGCTGTGAAGTGCTAGTACTTTGTTTTTACAGCATGGATAATTCCACCATAGAAAAATTTATTTGTGAGATGTCTAAAAGAGAGCCTCTGTGGAACCGGCAGAACGTGCGTTACCACGACCGGAACCTGCACGACAAGTTGTGGCGGGAAATTACAACCACGTTGTCCATCTCCA cttACTCAGCAAAAGGCAAGTGGAAGAATTTAAGAGATAATTACCGCAGAGAACTTAAGAAAATCCAAACTCCACGCTCAGGGGACGCAGGTGCAAGTGTGTACGAAAACACATCTTCATGGCGGTTCTTCAAGATGATGGAGTTTCTCAAAGACCAAATGATGCCTGGAACAACGGTGTCAAATCTCAAACTAGCTGATAAAACGGTGTCAAATCTCAAACTAGCTGATAAAACGGTGTCAAATCTGGAACTGCCTGCAAAAACGGTGTCAAATCTGGAACTGCCTGCAAAAACGGTGTCAAATCTGGAACTGCCTGCAAAAACGGTGTCAAATCTGGAACTGCCTGCAAAAACGGTGTCAAATCTGGAACTGCCTGCAAAAACGTTCTCAAATCTGGAACTGCCTGCAAAAACGGTGTCAATTCTGGAATTGTCTGCAAAAACGGTGTCAATTCTGCAACTGCCTGCAAAAATGGTCTCAAATCTGGAATTTAAGCAAAGTGCAGAAGGCGCATCTGGAGATGTTACATTAGATGCATTGTGTGAGACTGCAACATGCCCAGAGCCACAACCCAAAAAAATGAAGATGTCCAAcgaattaaaaaaacaattgatttCTATAGAAAAATTCGAAGTGAGTAATGCATTTAAAGACAATGCAGATGAAGAGTTAGATTTCTTTAAAAGCCTAATTCCATATATTAAAAACTTGAACCCTATCAAAAAATTAATGGTACGGCAAGACATTCAAACTGTTGTGTTGAAGGCGttacatgaaaataaaaaaaatagttaa